In one window of Nicotiana tabacum cultivar K326 chromosome 12, ASM71507v2, whole genome shotgun sequence DNA:
- the LOC142167156 gene encoding uncharacterized protein LOC142167156, whose translation MVTPEWSQPYEIMCDASDVAVGAVLGQRKDKMFRPIYYANRTLNDAQVNYDTTEKEFFVVVFAFDKFRSYLVGSKVIVHMDHSALKYLLSKKNSKPCLMRPPWYTDVANLLASRWLPRDLSCDQRRKLQDGVIRRCVPKGEMASILSHCHDGAAGGHYGGNHTAAKVMKVGFYWPTLCKDTRGKHRLAHMNELEEFRLDAYENARIFKEKTKRYHDRLINPKGFHEGDKVLLYNSRLRLFPGKFKSRWVGPYVVKYVLPYGAIEIQDEERNECFKVNGNKLKQYLVGGFDKQTSSIVIK comes from the exons ATGGTGACACCTGAGTGGAGCCAGCCATATGAGAtaatgtgtgatgccagtgaTGTAGCTGTGGGGGCAGTTCTGgggcaaagaaaagataaaatgtTTAGGCCTATTTACTATGCCAACAGGAcattgaatgatgctcaagtcaaCTATGACACTACTGAGAAAGAGTTCTTTGTCGTGGTCTTTGCTTTTGACAAGTTTAGATCATACCTGGTGGGGAGCAAAGTGATTGTACACATGGATCACTCAGCCTTAAAATATCTGTTGAGTAAGAAGAACTCCAAGCCGTGTCTGATGCG GCCGCCTTGGTATACTGATGTAGCCAACCTTTTGGCTAGTAGGTGGTTGCCACGTGATCTCTCTTGTGATCAAAGAAGGAAgcttcaag atggtgtgattcgaagGTGTGTGCCTAAAGGAGAGATGGCAAGCATTCTTTCCCATTGCCATGATGGAGCAGCTGGAGGACACTATGGTGGAAATCACACTGCAGCAAAGGTTATGAAAGTCGGCTTCTATTGGCCTACTTTGTGCAAAGACACACGGG GTAAACACAGGTTGGCGCATATGAATGAATTAGAGGAGTTTAGACTGGACGCATATGAAAATGCACGAATCTTTAAGGAAAAGACAAAGAGGTATCATGATCGACTGATTAATCCAAAGGGGTTTCATGAAGGGGACAAAGTCTTACTATACAATAGTAGACTTAGGTTGTTCCCCGGAAAATTCAAATCAAGATGGGTAGGTCCGTATGTGGTTAAATACGTCTTGCCGTATGGCGCCATTGAAATACAAGATGAAGAAAGGAATGAATGTTTTAAGGTGAATGGGAACAAGTTAAAACAGTACCTTGTTGGAGGATTTGACAAGCAAACCTCCAGCATCGTGATCAAATGA